The region AAAGCTTGGACATCTCAATATAACGAGCATGAGGAAGATAATCTCAAAGGAGGCTATCAGAGGTCTACCAATCTTGAAGATAGAAGAAGGAAAAATCTGTGGGGAATGCCAAGTTGGAAAACAAACAAAAGCCTCTCACAAGAAGATGCAACATGTGGCAACAACCAGAATACTGGAACTtattcacatggatctcatggggcCAGTGCAAGTAGAAAGTAttggaggaaaaaggtatgctTTTGTCTGTGTTGATGACTTTTCAAGATACACCTGCGTGAATTTTATTGCAGAAAAATCAGACACTTTTGATGTGTTCAAAGGACTATGTCAACAACTCCAGAGAGAGAAGGGTCATGGCATTGTcaaaatcagaagtgatcatggcaAGGAGTTTGAAAATAGTAGATTCTCAGACTATTGTGCCAGTGAAGGAATAGGTCACGAGTTCTCAGCACCTattactcctcaacaaaatggagtggtagaaaggaagaatagaacaTTGCATGAATCTGCCAGAGAAATGCTGCATGCCAAGAAACTTCCTTATCACTTCTGGGCTGAAGCAATGAATACAGCTTGTTACATTCACAATCGGGTGACAATTAGATATGAAACTACTTCCACTTTGTATGAGTTATGGAAAGGGAGAAAACCtactgtaaaatactttcatgtttttggaagtaaatgttacaTACTAGCTGATCGAGAGCAAAGAAGAAAGATGGATCCAAAGAGTGATGAAGGCATTTTTCTGGGATACTCTACAAACAGTAGGGCATATAAAGTATACAACTCTCGCACCAAGACAATGATGGAATCCATAAATGTAGTGGTTGATGATAAATTGGAAGAAACTGAAGTTACAAAGGATATTGAAGAAGATCTTCCACCTCAGTCCGTTGTCAGACCACATGTCACTGACATAGCATCAGACAGTgaatctgaagatgaaaatgaaagCACATCACCATAGAACAAAGGACCCTCTATCAGAATTCAAAAGATTCATTCTAAAGAAAACATCATAGGAGATCCTAACACAGGGGTAACTACAAGGTCCAGAGAAATCATTGCAAATGGTTGTTTCATCTAAAAAATttaacccaagaatgtcaaggaAGCCCTCacagatgaatactggataaatgctatgcaggAAGAATTGGCTCAGTTTAAAAGAAATGATGTGTGGAATTTAGTGCCTAGACCAGATGGTGTAAACGTTATAGGTACCAAATGGATTTTTAGGAACAAGTCAGATGAAAGTGGCAACGTCACAAAAAACAAGGTCAGGCTAGTAGCTCAAGGGTATACTCAGATTTAAGGAGTGGACTTTGATGAAACTTTTGCACCAGTTGCTAGATTAGAATCCATCAGACTTCTGCTTGGAGTGGCATGTCTTCTAAAGTTCCGATTGTttcaaatggatgttaaaagtgctTTCTTGAATggttatttgaatgaagaagtctatgttgaaTAGCCAAAAGGGTTCACTGACTCAACTTATCCAGAACATGTTTACAAGTTGAGAAAGGCACtgtatggattaaaacaggcaccaagagcttggtatgaaaggcttaCTGAATTCCTAACTAGCAATGGTTACAACAAAGGTGGAATTGATAAGACCTTATTTGTAAAGAGTGTCAAAGGAAAGTTGATGATTGCgcagatatatgttgatgacattgtctttggcgGAATGTCAGACCAGATGGTAGAACATTTTGTCAAACAAATGAAATTTGAGTTTGAGATGAGCATGGTAGGTGAACTAAACTATTTTCTGGGCTTGCAAGTAAAACAGATGGATGACTCTATGTTCATttctcagagtaagtatgctaaggaattagttaaaaaaattggtCTGGAAAATTCAAcacacaagagaactcctgcagCAACTCATGTCAAATTGACTAAGGATGAGAATGGAgtagatgttgatcaaagcttatacagaagcatgattggaagtttgCTATATCTCATTGCTAGCAGACCTGATATTGCCTTCTCAGTTGGGGTTTGTGCTAGGTATCAAGCTGCACCTAAGGAAAGTCATCTTCTACAAGTCAAGAGGATCATTAAGTACATCAGTGGAACTATTGACTATGGTATTTTTTATGCTCACAACACTGATCCTAAGTTGataggttattgtgatgcagattgggcaggaaatgcagatgatagaaaaagCACCTCAGGGGGGTGTTTCTTCTTGGGAAATAATCTCATTTCTTGGTTCAGCAAAAAGCAAAACTGTGTTTCCTTGTCTACAGCTGAGGCAGAGTACATTGCCGCTGGAAGTGGTTGCACCCAATTAATGTGGATGAAACAAATGTTGAAGGAATATGATGTCAaacaagatgtcatgacatcgTTCTGTGACAACCTGAGTGCTATCAACATTTCCAAAAATCCAATCCAGCATAGTAGAACAAAACACATTGATATTcgtcatcatttcattagagaatTGGTGGAAGAAAAGATTATCACTCTTGAACATGTGGAAACTGAGTTGCAGTTAGCTGACATTTTTACAAAAGCATTGGATGcagcaaaatttgagaaattaagAGGAAAGTTAGGGATTTGTGTCCTAACTGACTTGTAGAAGTTAATGACACTTGTCACGGGCAACGACTATATTGTTCATTATATAACTGCCCATGATCGCGTATTGGGATTCATCAATCCTTTTCAGTGTGTTGTCCAAAAGTGTGactgttttctctctctaacctTCAACGgttatttttttcagttttctcTACAGTTCACTTCACAATGACTCATGATTCtggcaagaagaagaagggaggTTCAAAGATCATCAGCCCAGACCTCAATGTGAAGATTGTGGGTGCCACTGCATCTTCTTCAAATCCCTCTAGGGTTCCCCATAAAGCTGCAAGTGCTACTCATGCTCCAACTGGGTCAGCCCAACCACGAAGAAGAAGCATTCGTATGAAGCATGTGGCTCCTAAAAGAGGACCCAGTAAGAATTTGGGGATACAAATTATctctgatgatgaggatgatcaaaATCCAAATCTTCCAGAAGCTGTGAATCAAGAAGATAATGAGGCTCTTGAGAAACTTGCAAATGTAGCCACTGCTGCAAATGTTGCACCAGATGTTGAACTAACACATCAATCCTCTCCCTCTGGTTCTATTGTCAAGTCTCATGCTTCGGGTCAAAAGGAGCACGATGAGAATGAAACCTCTGCACATGACGTTTCTTCCTCTGAGGAGGTTCCTGTTCAAAAAACCCCTACTTCATCCACCAAAAAGGGTAAGGAAAAGAAGGTGGTTGCATCTGCTGATGAAGACTCTGATGGAGAATTGCTCATCAAAGAGTCCCATGTTCCTGTTAGTGGTGCCAAAAGGAAGGTTGCAGACATAACGAAGCAGAAGAACGAAGGATCTGCTGCTACGACTCCAAAGACTTCCAGAAGTTCTCATATTCCAAAACCTAGGAAGGAGACAAAGAAATACAAGACGTCATCACCTTCTACTGGAAAGAAAAGAAGACATGTGTCTGATCCTGACTTCGAGGCCGATGTCGTGCCAGATGTCCCAGACATCTCAACCACTGCCAGAAAACGGATGAAAGGTAAGAatattcctcaaaatgttcctgATGCTCCTGTGGACAATGTGTCCTTTCATTTTCCAAACTCTGCTCAGAGATGGAAATATGTGGTTCAAAGGAGGCTTGCTATTAAAAGGGAACTACATGAAGATGCCTTGGAACTCAAGGAAATAATGGAGGTTATCTCTGCTGCTGGTTTGATGAAGACTGTCCAGGATCTTGGCAGATGTTTTGACAAGCTTGTTAGGGACTTCATTGTGAACATCCCTGCTGATTGTGAAGATGCTTCCAGTGCCGAGTACAGGAAGATGTTTGTGAGGGGGAAGTGCATCAACTTCTCTCCTGAAGTGATCAATGAGTTTTTGAGCAGAAGCCCTGTTGCTGTGGGGGGGAGCCTTTGCTACAACCCTTACCGGGAAGTTGGTCAGGAAGTGGCCTAAGAAGGGATTGCTTCCATCTGGGAGGCTTACTGCCAAATATGTTGTTCTCTACAAGATTGGTACTGCAAATTGGATGCCCACCAATCACTTGTCTGGTGTGACTCCACCTCTGGCCAAAATGCTTTATTTGGTTGGAACTGGGGGTGAGTTTGATTTTGGAAAGCTGGTTTTTGAGCAGACTCTCAAGCATGCTGGATCATATACTGTGAAGCTGCCTATTCTGTTTCCT is a window of Lotus japonicus ecotype B-129 chromosome 5, LjGifu_v1.2 DNA encoding:
- the LOC130719561 gene encoding uncharacterized mitochondrial protein AtMg00810-like, with the protein product MQEELAQFKRNDVWNLVPRPDGVNVIGTKWIFRNKSDESGNVTKNKPKGFTDSTYPEHVYKLRKALYGLKQAPRAWYERLTEFLTSNGYNKGGIDKTLFVKSVKGKLMIAQIYVDDIVFGGMSDQMVEHFVKQMKFEFEMSMVGELNYFLGLQVKQMDDSMFISQSKYAKELVKKIGLENSTHKRTPAATHVKLTKDENGVDVDQSLYRSMIGSLLYLIASRPDIAFSVGVCARYQAAPKESHLLQVKRIIKYISGTIDYGIFYAHNTDPKLIGYCDADWAGNADDRKSTSGGCFFLGNNLISWFSKKQNCVSLSTAEAEYIAAGSGCTQLMWMKQMLKEYDVKQDVMTSFCDNLSAINISKNPIQHSRTKHIDIRHHFIRELVEEKIITLEHVETELQLADIFTKALDAAKFEKLRGKLGICVLTDL
- the LOC130719562 gene encoding uncharacterized protein LOC130719562, giving the protein MTHDSGKKKKGGSKIISPDLNVKIVGATASSSNPSRVPHKAASATHAPTGSAQPRRRSIRMKHVAPKRGPSKNLGIQIISDDEDDQNPNLPEAVNQEDNEALEKLANVATAANVAPDVELTHQSSPSGSIVKSHASGQKEHDENETSAHDVSSSEEVPVQKTPTSSTKKGKEKKVVASADEDSDGELLIKESHVPVSGAKRKVADITKQKNEGSAATTPKTSRSSHIPKPRKETKKYKTSSPSTGKKRRHVSDPDFEADVVPDVPDISTTARKRMKGKNIPQNVPDAPVDNVSFHFPNSAQRWKYVVQRRLAIKRELHEDALELKEIMEVISAAGLMKTVQDLGRCFDKLVRDFIVNIPADCEDASSAEYRKMFVRGKCINFSPEVINEFLSRSPVAVGGSLCYNPYREVGQEVA